Proteins encoded by one window of Amaranthus tricolor cultivar Red isolate AtriRed21 chromosome 4, ASM2621246v1, whole genome shotgun sequence:
- the LOC130811068 gene encoding uncharacterized protein LOC130811068 isoform X2 yields the protein MQNLNHACRDTPPTKMEVINSDYQRLDHNSTQIDEETPQVVPNSLPKNHNQIQNHNNYVNRRWVNSRSTWLMIVIGALIAVSVIAIIKHFGPSFMKKVIPAVHWLVESCSHLELASVVFAAIALFPILLLPTVPFKWIAGMIFGYGIGFLLITAGVAVAVSLPYVIASCLFLHKIENWLDKYPEKAALVRLAGDGDWLHQFQAVVLLRLSPFPYVIFNYVAVVTGVKYSPYLAGTLIGMVPEILFAIYSGRMLRTMAEAMEEHTHVSKFQMMFDGIGFCLAAASTISIGFYAKQKLEELKDMPVQQQLQ from the exons ATGCAAAACTTAAATCATGCTTGTCGTGATACACCTCCCACAAAAATGGAGGTAATTAACTCTGATTATCAGAGATTAGACCATAATTCTactcaaattgatgaagaaactCCTCAAGTAGTACCAAATTCTCTTCCCAAAAATCATAATCAGATccaaaatcataataattatgTCAATCGTAGATGGGTAAATTCACGATCAACATGGCTGATGATTGTTATCGGTGCTTTAATAGCAGTTTCCGTTATTGCAATTATCAAACATTTCGGTCCCTCTTTCATGAAGAag GTTATTCCGGCTGTACATTGGTTGGTAGAATCTTGCAGCCATCTGGAGTTAGCATCTGTTGTATTTGCTGCAATAGCATTGTTCCCTATTTTACTTTTGCCAACCGTTCCCTTCAAGTGGATTGCTGGAATGATTTTTGGCTACGGGATTGGCTTCTTGCTGATCACGGCAGGTGTAGCTGTGGCTGTGAGTTTGCCCTACGTCATTGCTTCCTGTCTATTTCTTCACAAGATTGAA AATTGGTTGGATAAGTATCCTGAAAAAGCTGCACTCGTAAGACTTGCTGGTGACGGTGATTGGTTGCATCAGTTTCAAGCGGTTGTTCTGTTAAGACTTTCCCCATTCCCATATGTGATATTCAACTATGTTGCTGTTGTTACTGGGGTCAAATATAGTCCGTATCTTGCAGGAACACTGATAGGGATGGTGCCTGAGATACTTTTCGCAATTTACAG TGGGAGGATGTTACGGACAATGGCAGAAGCAATGGAGGAACATACACATGTTTCGAAATTTCAGATGATGTTTGATGGAATTGGTTTCTGTTTAGCTGCAGCATCTACCATTTCCATTGGATTTTATGCAAAACAGAAGCTGGAAGAACTTAAAGACATGCCGGTGCAACAACAGTTACAGTAG
- the LOC130811068 gene encoding uncharacterized protein LOC130811068 isoform X1 codes for MQNLNHACRDTPPTKMEVINSDYQRLDHNSTQIDEETPQVVPNSLPKNHNQIQNHNNYVNRRWVNSRSTWLMIVIGALIAVSVIAIIKHFGPSFMKKKVIPAVHWLVESCSHLELASVVFAAIALFPILLLPTVPFKWIAGMIFGYGIGFLLITAGVAVAVSLPYVIASCLFLHKIENWLDKYPEKAALVRLAGDGDWLHQFQAVVLLRLSPFPYVIFNYVAVVTGVKYSPYLAGTLIGMVPEILFAIYSGRMLRTMAEAMEEHTHVSKFQMMFDGIGFCLAAASTISIGFYAKQKLEELKDMPVQQQLQ; via the exons ATGCAAAACTTAAATCATGCTTGTCGTGATACACCTCCCACAAAAATGGAGGTAATTAACTCTGATTATCAGAGATTAGACCATAATTCTactcaaattgatgaagaaactCCTCAAGTAGTACCAAATTCTCTTCCCAAAAATCATAATCAGATccaaaatcataataattatgTCAATCGTAGATGGGTAAATTCACGATCAACATGGCTGATGATTGTTATCGGTGCTTTAATAGCAGTTTCCGTTATTGCAATTATCAAACATTTCGGTCCCTCTTTCATGAAGAag AAGGTTATTCCGGCTGTACATTGGTTGGTAGAATCTTGCAGCCATCTGGAGTTAGCATCTGTTGTATTTGCTGCAATAGCATTGTTCCCTATTTTACTTTTGCCAACCGTTCCCTTCAAGTGGATTGCTGGAATGATTTTTGGCTACGGGATTGGCTTCTTGCTGATCACGGCAGGTGTAGCTGTGGCTGTGAGTTTGCCCTACGTCATTGCTTCCTGTCTATTTCTTCACAAGATTGAA AATTGGTTGGATAAGTATCCTGAAAAAGCTGCACTCGTAAGACTTGCTGGTGACGGTGATTGGTTGCATCAGTTTCAAGCGGTTGTTCTGTTAAGACTTTCCCCATTCCCATATGTGATATTCAACTATGTTGCTGTTGTTACTGGGGTCAAATATAGTCCGTATCTTGCAGGAACACTGATAGGGATGGTGCCTGAGATACTTTTCGCAATTTACAG TGGGAGGATGTTACGGACAATGGCAGAAGCAATGGAGGAACATACACATGTTTCGAAATTTCAGATGATGTTTGATGGAATTGGTTTCTGTTTAGCTGCAGCATCTACCATTTCCATTGGATTTTATGCAAAACAGAAGCTGGAAGAACTTAAAGACATGCCGGTGCAACAACAGTTACAGTAG